The Vibrio metoecus sequence GGACTTACCGCAAAGGAGTAATGTTTAGAGCCACGAATCGCACAGTGCAGATCCAAATGCCAACGAGAGCTCTCTTCTGTATTCGCAAAAAATTGCTTAAGCAACACTTTCAGATTATCGGCAATCGCAAGCTCTACGCTAGGATCGTGTGACTTATCATCAAATAAGCGGTTCAGATTCTGTTCGATAAAACGTGTGTGCTGCTGGGTGGCTTGAGGATGAGCAACAATAAATAAGCAGCGTTCAGTCAACTCCTGAAAGCCACTGAGAATATCGTCAATCCATTTGTCCATCAGCTCCATGGGCGCAGTTTCATCACCATGGATACCACAAGAGATCACCACATTTTGAGTAGTCACATCTCGTTGCGCGGGGATGACTTCCAAGACTCCGCGTTGATGCAGTTTTACTGTTACCCCTTGTGCCGTACGCACAGATTGAGCAACCATAGCATGGTCAAGGTCTAAGCTGTCGAAAAGAAAAGATTGGCGGAAGAAAGACTTCGTCATGCGCTACTCCTTTATTGCACAGCGGTATGTTAAGAAATTGTACGACGGATTTATGCCAAGACGATCGCACTTATGGCCACCCATTCTATCTTTGCAGCAAAATAGCGGTGTTTTTCTTCTCATACCCAGCCAGATGGCAACGATACAGCCGCAGATTCTAGCATCAATTCAATGAGATGCTCTATATTCAATTCGCTTAATCCCACGTGTCACAGCACATTTCCGATGCTGTTCACGCTCACGAAAAAAGGCTCATCACGATACAGCGTTAGCTCCGATATCGACTGATACGGAATACTTAAACGGCTATACCAATCAGGGTTGCGCCAATCCACACCGAGTGTATGTGCTAGAATCAGCCGAATGGTTCCTGCATGACAGATCACGAGTGTGTCATCCTCGATCTGAGGTAGCCACTGATCCCATGCTTGAGTCACTCGTTGATAGACCGACGCTAATGACTCCGCTTGCGGCAAGATATTGTGGGCAGGATCTTTCCAAAAAGCATCCAACAACGGCCATTCTTGCTCCAAGTCCGTGAAAGATTTCCCATCAAATAGTCCAAAATTCATCTCTTGTAGATTGGCGTCGTAATCCAAAATCACATCGGGGCGCGCATGTTGGATGCGTTGTGCCAAATCAGCGCAACGTCGTAAAGGTGAACTAATGACACGCGTGAAAGATCGGTCAAGTAGTCGACTCGCGATGGCTTGTTGCACATCAGCATCCACCGCAACATCCGTCATCCCGTTGAGTGCAGCTGGACCTTGTGTTTTACCGTGTCTCAGTAAGTAAATTCTGGCCATGCGTACATCACTCACCTTTCAAGCGTTGAGGTAATCCTGCAACCACAAAGGTGACAGAATCGGCTAAGGCCGCAATTTTTTGGTTCATCCAACCCGCATGATCCACAAAAAATCGCGTCAGTTCCCCCATAGGTACCACCCCCATTCCCACTTCGTTACTCACTAAAAAAATCTGAGCTTGGGTCTGAGTTAACGCCACCAGTAACTGCTCAATGAATTGGTCAATCAAAGTCGAAGACAGGGATTGCTCATGCTCAAACAGCTGATTATTCAACCAGAGGGTCAGGCAGTCTACCAGCACCACATCATGGCGCTGAAAACGAGACAAATAATCCGCCAACGCTAAGGGAACTTCATGTTCAATCCAGTCTGCCGTTCGCCTTGCTTGGTGATGTGCAATACGCGCGCGCATTTCATCATCCAAAGCGGTGGCGGTAGCAACATAGTGCAATCTAGCCGTTTGAGAGTGCGCCGTTTGCCTCGCTAACTGTTCGGCATAACTCGATTTACCGCTACGAGCTCCACCCAAAATCAAATGTACGCTCACCTCGCCTCCTAAATCATCAGCTCATGCTGTAAGAAGGCCAGTAAAATCAAATAGATCATCAGCTCCATTAACTGCTGCGCTCCACCAAGGCAATCACCCGTGAAACCACCTAATCGCTTCATCAACCATTGACGAAAAACTTGCCGGAAAATCAAACTGACCGCGATCATCACCCCAATCAATTGCCATGAAAAACATACCAACGTGGTCAATGCAGTCAGCCCCAAGATGGCTAAATCCGTTCCAGACTGTTGTTGCGCAAGCGGCTTGCTTTTGCTGCTGTCTGGATCTGAAACGTAAGGCGTATTGTGGATCAATGATGCCGCCACTGCACGACTCAAGGTATAAGCCAATAACCAAACTGGCACCAGTGACGTAAGATCCGCCAGTTCGGTGAGTAGCAAATATTTCCCTAGCAGAGTCATCATCAAGGCACTAGCCCCATAGGTGCCGATGCGGCTATCTTTCATGATCTCTAGACGGCGTTCAGCCGTCATGCCGCCACCTATGCCATCGGCCATATCCGCTAAGCCATCTTCGTGAAAGGCGCCCGTCAACAGCAAGCTGAGCACTATGGTCAAAAACACACTGATGTTGGTGGAAAAAAGTTGAGTGGCTAACGAGTACACCAACGCACAAATGGCCCCAAGCACTAAACCCACTAAAGCAAAATAACGCCCAGCCTGATTCATTCGCTCACTGCTATAAGGCAACTTTACCGGCACAGGAATGCGTGAGAAAAAACTCAATGCCAACAGGAAAAGTTCGAGTTGATAACGTAAAATCGCAGCCATTACACAGTGACTCCCGCATCGGCAAAACTCGCCATACGATTATAAAACTCCACTGACGCACGTACGATTCCCAGTGCCAATACCGCTCCGGTTCCTTCGCCTAAGCGTAAGCCTAAATCGAGCAGCGGATCCGCCCCTAATATCTCTAATACTGCGCGATGCCCCACTTCTTGTGAACGGTGAGCAAACAACAAATAGTCACGCACATTAGGTTCGATTAAGGTCGCAATATAAGCCGCCACCGTCACAATGAAACCGTCAACTAAAACGGGAGTTTGCTTTTCATACGCGCCAAGGAAAGCACCAACCATTTGCACAATTTCAAAGCCACCAACCTGCTTTAATGCCTCTTGTGGTGCTGCGCCTAAACAGCGTTCAACCCCTTGTGTGACCAACTCCATTTTGCGTTGGAACTGTTGATCACTAATCCCTGTACCACGACCAACACAAACTTCAATCGGCAGTCCTGACAGCGCGGCCAAAAGAGCGGCAGCACTACTGGTATTGCCAATGCCCATCTCACCAAACATCAGCAGATTACAGCCCGATGCCACTTCACGATGAATCAGCACCTTGCCAAGTTCGATTCCCTGTTGCACTTGCTCCGCAGACATCGCAGCTTGTTCAGCAAAATTGTGTGTACCAGCACCAAGACGCTGCTCAATCAAACTGGGGTGAGCCGCTTGTGCACGCAAAATACCGCAATCCACCACACGCAGTGCCGCCTGTTCGGTGCGGCAGAAACAATTGATCGCAGCGCCACCCGCAAGGAAATTTCTCACCATCTGTTCGGTGACGGCACTCGGAGCAATACTGACACCTTGTGCGGCAATACCGTGATCAGCGGCAAACACCAACGCGGTAGGCTGACGAATTTCAAGCTCAGTGACAGGATAAGGTTCGGATTGGCTTTGAATTAACGCCAAATGATGCGCAATGCGCTCAAGCTGCCCCAGAGCACCAAGTGGTTTGGTTTTTTGATCTATTCGTTGTTGGATTTGAGCGCTAAAAGTGCGATCTAACATGCAGTCATCCTTACTTCTTATTAGGCATGGGGCGGAGTCGGCACAGTCTACTCGCTCTACGCAACAAAGCAAAAACCTTCGCACATTTTGCCTAGCGTGCCGCAAAGCAAAATTACTGACAATTTCCCTCATATAATCGATTGATACGAAATGTTCTACACTCTTGGTATGGATAGTGCTTTCTTCTTTGATGCTTAAGTTTGATTTTCCTGTTTGAACGTTGTCTCCAGAGCGAGACACAATAAGGAGCAGTACCATGATTACAAATCAAAGATCACCGAAATCAAAGCCCCACAAACCTGCCAGTAAGAAAGGCAAGCGCGTGCCATTTGCACTGACGTAATATTGCCTCGGCGTCAGAGCAGCTTGTTTATGATGAAATTGGAAAGGAAAACATCAGGTCTGCCGAGAACAGACCTGATGACGACGAATCAAGCACTCAGTTTACGGACTGCAATCGAATTGATGCAATAGCGTAACCCGCTCGGCGGTGGGCCATCAGGAAAAACGTGCCCTAAATGAGATGCACAAGTGTTACAGCGCACTTCCACTCGGGCACGCGCTAAGCTGTGATCCATATGGTACGAGATTGCATTAGATTTCACAGGCTGTGAAAACGAAGGCCATCCAGTGCCTGAATCAAACTTCGTTGCGGAATCAAACAGCAGAGTTTGGCATCCAGCGCATTGGTATAAGCCGGGTTCAAACAACTCACACATCGCATTAGAAAATGCTCTTTCCGTTCCATGTTGACGCATCACATAATACTGCTGTTCATTAAGTATTTCACGCCACTCAGCATAGCTGCGGAACACCTCATGATCCGGTGCTAGATTACCTTGATTTGCAAAATCCAACACTTGTTGCCAATTCAACATAATTATCTCCTCTTGCTTTACCAAACAGCAGACCGTGGATTTACTCTTCTTATTTCATTTCTTTTATTAGAGATTAATGCCAGAAAAAAGGGCTCTCTTTGTTTAAAGTTTCCACAAACTGATTTTAGATTAACCAACTTCCTGTTTTTGATAACTATTAGTTATAAAACATGTATTTTTCTGAGTTTATTTTCGTGATAGCGATCGCTATATTCCCAGAAAATCATTCTCATTTGATGTTCTAACACGTTACCTCTGCCACTTTAAAAGTGCCGTCACGGTTAGATTTCAAACCCCTTTTAAGGATTTCATTATGTCAGTGGTTACCATCGCAGCACTTGTGATTTTCGCGGGCTTATTGTTGTATATCTTCGGACTACAGAAAAAAGCATCCACCCTTTCTCGTCAGGTTTTGTTTGGTTTAGTACTTGGTAGTGCATTTGGTTTAGCGCTGCAAGTCGTGCTCGGTGAAAAACATCCTGCAATTCAAGAAACCCTTTCTTGGGTCGGTATTGTTGGTAACGGCTATGTCGGTTTGCTGAAAATGGTCATCATGCCATTGGTGCTGGTTTCGATGATTTCAGCCGTCGTACGACTGGATAAAAACGGCTCACTCGGCAAAATTTCTGGCCTAACGATTGGTATTTTGCTCTTCACTACCGCGATTTCAGCGCTGATCGGTATTCTCATCACTCAAGCATTTGGTCTGACGGCTGAAGGTTTGGTTGAAGGCGCACGCGAAACCGCACGTATTGCCGTATTGCAAAGCCGTGCTTCAAGCGTTGCGGATCTCACCATCCCACAACTGTTAGTCAGCTTTATTCCAACCAACCCGTTTGCGGATTTAACCGGTGCGCGTTCGACTTCAATCATCGCGGTAGTGATTTTCGGCGTACTTACTGGTATTGCCGCACGCAAAGTGATGGCTGATAAGAAAGAGCTCGAAACACCAATTCGCACTTTTGTTGAAGCCGCACAAGCCATTGTGATGCGCCTTGTCAAAATGATCATGGCACTGACGCCTTATGGTATCGCCGCGCTGATGGCGAAAGTCGTCGCGACATCCAGTGCTACCGACATTCTGAGCTTACTGGGCTTTATTGTTGCATCCTACGTTGCGATTGCACTGATGTTTGTAGTCCATGGCCTGCTCGTGGCTATGGTGGGTGTGAACCCAACCACATACTTTAAAAACATCTGGCCGGTACTGACCTTTGCCTTTACGTCACGCAGTTCGGCAGCCACCATTCCACTGAATGTGGAAGCACAGATCACCAAACTGAATGTGCCACCTGCGATTGCGAACCTATCAGCATCATTCGGTGCCACCATTGGCCAAAACGGCTGTGCAGGCATTTATCCAGCGATGTTGGCAGTGATGGTTGCTCCAACAGTGGGCATTAATCCTCTGGATATCCACTTTATCGTGTCCTTGATCGCGATGATCACCATCAGTTCGTTTGGTATCGCGGGTGTGGGCGGTGGTGCAACCTTCGCAGCGCTGATTGTGCTGCCTGCTATGGGTTTACCAGTGACCATTGTTGCTCTGCTCATTTCTATCGAACCTTTGATTGATATGGCACGTACGGCTCTTAACGTATCGGGGTCGATGACAGCTGGCACAGTGACAAGCCGCCTGCTCAAACAGACCACCGAAGAATCCGAACCACAAACTCAGCAAGCATAACCTTGCGATCTTTTCAAAGCCGATGCCCTGCATCGGCTTTTTTGTTGAAACGCTGAACAAATAACAAGATAGCGCAAGAGCAGCAATTGCTATGTCAAGGTCAGGATGGTCTAATAACGGCAACTCTCAGCGATTTGGTAAGGCCACATGCAGCAAGAACACCAGCCCACTTTTTTCTTTTTTGACTACGAGACTTGGGGAGTCAATCCCGCCAAGGATCGTCCAAGTCAGTTTGCGGGTGTTCGTACCGATATGGATTTCAACATTATTGGTGAGCCTCTGGTCATTTACTGCCAATTGCCCAATGATTATTTACCTGCACCTGAAGCGGCACTGATTACCGGCATTACTCCACAAAAGGCGAATAGCCACGGCTTGTCAGAGCCAGAATTCATCGCCCGAATCCACGCAGAGCTTTCCACGCCGAATACCACCAGCCTAGGCTACAACAGCATTCGTTTTGATGATGAAGTGACGCGCTACACCTGTTATCGCAACTTTATCGACCCGTATGCATGGAGCTGGCAACACGGTAATTCACGCTGGGATCTACTGGATGTGATCCGCGCTTGTCATGCTCTGCGCCCTGAAGGCATGGAATGGCCAGAAAATGAAGATGGCTTTACCAGCTTCAAACTAGAACACCTTTCTGTTGCCAACGGCATTGAACACAGCAACGCACACGATGCCATGGCCGATGTGATTGCCACGATTGAATTGGCGAAAAAGCTCAAAGCCGCGCAGCCTAAGTTATTCGACTATTTTTTTAACATGCGCCACAAACGCAAGCTGACTGAGCTGATTGATATCGTTAACCAAACCCCGCTGATGCATGTTTCCGGCATGCTTGGCCGTGAACGTCAGTACACCAGTTGGATTGTGCCGATTGCTTGGCATCCGACCAACCAAAATGCGGTGATTGTGGTGGATTTGGGTAAAGACCCTCAGCCACTACTGGATCTGGATGCAGAAGCGTTGCAAGCGCGCCTCTATACACGCTATGAAGACTTAGCGCCCGATGAACTGCCGATTCCTGTGAAGTTAGTACATCTCAACAAATGCCCAATTCTGGCTCCGGCCAAAACCTTAACCGCAGAGAATGCCGAAAAGATTGGTATTGATCGCGAGCAGTGTCTTGCGCATTTGAATGTGATTCGCCAACATCCAGAAATTCGTGAAAAGCTTGTCTCAGTGTTCAGTCAAGAACGTGAGTTTGCCAAGGAAAACAATGTAGATAGCCAATTGTATGATGGTTTTTTCTCTCCTGCCGATCGCGCAGCGATGGATATCATTCGAACCACTGCTCCGGAAAACCTCGGAAACCTTGACATAAAAGTGGCAGATAAACGGATTGAACCACTTCTTTTTCGTTACCGCGCACGCCATTATCCACATACCTTAACCGATGCCGAACAACGGCGTTGGGCAGCGCATTGTCGTGACTATTTCGAGCGCAATCTAGAAAGTTATATGTTGAATTTGGAAAATCTGGTGCATGAACATCAAGCTGATCCAAAGAAAATGGCGATTTTAAAATCCGTCTACCATTACGTAGAAAAACTCGCTTGCTAACATCGTTTATTTTTACTTGCTGATTTTATTGATGATAAAAAAAATAGCTCAATATTGTGTCTCCATGGGACTGATTTTTCTCTGTCTTTTGGCGGGCATTAATTTACAAGCATGGTTAGGCATTGCCATTCCCGGCAGCATTATTGGTTTACTGATTTTGTTTGGCTTACTGGCTAGCGGTTTAGTGCCTGTCGAATGGGTCAAGCCTAGCTCCACCCTCTTTATCCGCTACATGATTTTACTGTTCGTCCCGATCAGTGTCGGCTTAATGGTGCACTTCGATACGCTACTGGCTAACATCGCACCGATTTTAGCCAGTGCTATCGGCGGTACTTTAGTGGTCATGGTCACACTGGGTCTGCTACTGGATCGTATGCTCAAGAAGGGGAAGAAGTCATGTGGCTGATCATCACTCTTCTGGTGTTTTTCGCCGCGCGTTGGCTTGCACAAAAATGCAAAACACCGTTAGCCAACCCATTGTTAATCAGCATTGGCATCCTGATCCCGTTGCTGACCTATCTGAAAGTGCCTTTTGAAACCTACTATGCCGATAATCAATGGCTAAGTTACTTGCTGCAACCTGCCGTGGTTGCTCTGGCTTACCCGCTCTATGAACAGTTACCGCAAATTCGTGCCAACTGGCGCCTTATCGCTTTAGCGTGTGGCGTGGGCAGTGTGATGTCGATGATCACAGCCAGCTTGATTGCAGTGGCCACAGGGGCGGATATTCCCTTAATCGCCGCTTTGATGGGCAAATCCGTGACGACCCCAATTGCTATGGAAGTCGCGAGTCAGTTAGGTGGAGAACCCGCTATCGCGGCTATTTTGGTGCTGTTAGTTGGGCTTTTTGGGGCAATACTCGCCTACCCCATCTACAAACTGCTGAATATCACCCACCCAATTGCGCGTGGCTTAACCATGGGAACCGTCTCTCACGCACTCGGTACCGCAACCTGTGCCGAAAAAGATCCGCGTGATGCCGCCTTTAGCTCACTTGCACTGGTAGTGTGCGGGGTTATTACTTCTGTTTTAGCGCCAACTCTATTTGCCTTTGCCCTCTGGCTACACGGGTAGCCTTCGAGTGATGTCACATGAGATACGTTTGCAATCGATATCATGTGTGACGTCACTCTAATAATGAAACATAATATTTATTTGCATTATTTAATGTGATTAATATCACCATATTAAATCTCTTATTCCCTAAAATAGGATTCCATACCACGAAAAGGAATCACTATGAGAAACCGTGTTGAACAAGCATTACAACAAATGCCCGCCTCTTTTGCCCCATTCTTACGCGAATTAGTGCTAGCCAAGGATTTCGATGCTACTTTCTCTGCCGAGCAATACCAGCAATTATTGACCCTTTCCGGACTTGACGATGCCGATCTGCGCGTTGCACTCCTGCCGATTGCCGCCGCTTACTCTTTTGCCCCAATCTCCGAATTTTATGTCGGAGCTATTGTGCGAGGCCTAACTGGTCGCCTTTACCTAGGTGCAAATATGGAATTTACTGGCGCACAATTAGGTCAAACCGTTCATGCAGAACAGTGCGCCATCAGCCACGCTTGGATGAAAGGTGAGAAAGGCGTTGCAGACATTACCATTAACTTCAGCCCTTGCGGACACTGTCGCCAGTTTATGAATGAACTGACTACTGCCTCTTCACTGAAGATCCAGCTTCCAAAACGTGCAGCAAAAAGTTTGCAAGAGTATCTACCCGAATCGTTTGGCCCTGCCGATCTCGGTATCGATTCAGGCCTGATGAGCCCAGTCAATCATGGTAAAACCACTAATGATGATGAAGAGTTGATCCAGCAAGCCCTGCGTGCAATGAACATTAGCCACTCGCCTTATACCCAAAACTTCAGTGGTGTCGCACTGAAAATGCACAGTGGTGCGATTTACCTTGGCGCGTATGCCGAAAATGCAGCATTTAACCCAAGTTTGCCACCGCTACAAGTTGCCTTAGCACAAGCGATGATGATGGGTGAATCATTCGAAGAAATCGAAGCCGCCGCGCTGGTAGAAAGTACAACAGGTAAAATCAGTCATCTTGCCGATACACAGGCTACACTGGAAGTGATTAATCCTGATATCCCGCTCTCCTATCTATCACTGTAAACCGAATGAAGAGGCCGCTGGCCTCTTCATTTTTTTGCACCAACACTTTTGCTAAACCTCTTGCTAAAGATGTCACGCGCACACTTTTCCATCACCTACCATGACGTTCTGAATAAAGCCTGATAACTTGCGCTTTTTACACGTATCTCTCGCAAGCTATGTTTGAACAAATCATTGCCATTCTCTTTCCTGTGATGAGCTTAGTCTTGATTGGCTATTTGATTGGTCTCTGGCTCAAACCCGATTTTCGCCCGATCAATCGCATCAATATGGAGGCCTTTGTGCCTGCGTTGGTGTTTTCTTCACTGGTCAACATGCCACTGGATACGCAGCAAACACCTCTGTTGCTTGCCGCTCTTGTCGCGGTATTGCTGCCCGGTATTTTAATGCTCCTGATATGTCGTTTGGGTCGCTGGTCATTTAAAACATGGGCTCCACTGCACATGTTTCGCAACAGCGGTAATTTAGCGATCCCCCTGTTTACTTATGCGTTTGGCGAAACCGCGCTCCCCTCTGCCGTGTTGCTGTTTGTGGTTTCTATGTGTCTGCACATTAGCTTAGGGGTGGCCATGCTGAGCAAAGGTAGCGTGTTGAAAACCGTGCTCACCGCTCCGGTCTTTTTAGCATCCTCACTGGCTTTACTGCTCCATCTCAGCGGTATCTCCGTCTGGTCGCCACTGTATAACGCCACCGCTTTACTCGGGCAAGCCGCCGTCCCTGTAATGTTGCTTTCGCTCGGCTCACAAATGATCAATCTGCGCTTAGCCGGACTCAAAGTTGGCCTTGTTTCAACGGTACAATCTCTGCTTACCGGCGCTTGCGCGTTTGCGCTGATTTACTTTTTCATTCCACTGCCTCCCCTACAACTGCGAATGATGGTGCTGTTTACCATGTTGCCACCTGCGGTGATGAACTACCTGTTTGCCGAACGCTACCACATTGAGCCCACGCAAGTTGCCGCTATGGTGCTGTTTGGTAATTTCTTCAGTTTATTTAGCCTGCCTATCTTGCTGTTTATCGCACTTTCACTCTAATTTTTTCGCCATAAAACTGTCATCAACTTGACGCCAATAAGAGCTAATCTGAAGGGCTACAGCGGGAAGCAAACGTTTTCTTTTGTGCTTTGTTCCAGTATCATGGCCGCTGTTTTTTGCTAATGTTGACTGAATAATTATAAGGATTGTCTATGTTTGGGACAGCGACTCGGGATAACGCAACGCGAGTACTTTTGCTTGGTTCTGGTGAGCTCGGTAAAGAAGTGGCAATTGAATGCCAACGTCTTGGCCTTGAAGTGATCGCCTGTGATCGTTACGCCGATGCGCCTGCCATGCAGGTCGCCCATCGCAGCCACGTGTTTGATATGCTCGATGCCGATGCACTACAACAAGTGATTGATTTAGAAAAGCCACATTTCGTGGTTCCAGAAATTGAAGCGATTGCTACCAGCAAGTTAGTGGAGTTAGAAGCGCAAGGCTTAAACGTTGTACCTACCGCCAATGCAACTCGCCTCACCATGAACCGTGAAGGCATTCGCCGTTTAGCCGCCGAAGAATTAGGCTTGCCAACTTCGCCATATCAATTTGCAGACAGCTACGAAAGCTTTGCCGCAGCAGTAGAAACCATTGGTCTACCTTGTGTTTGTAAGCCAGTCATGAGCTCATCAGGCAAAGGACAAAGTGTTATTCGCACCCCAGAACAAATTGAAGCCGCGTGGCAGTACGCTCAGCAAGGCGGGCGCAGTGGCGCAGGCCGTGTGATTGTTGAAGGCTTTGTCGATTTTGATTACGAAATCACACTGCTGACCGTGCGTGCTGTCGATGGCGTGCATTTCTGCGCCCCGATTGGCCATCGCCAAGAAGATGGTGATTACCGTGAGTCATGGCAGCCGCAAGTGATGTCAGAGAATGCCATCAAAGCGGCTGAATATGTGGCAGAACAGGTGGTTAACGCGCTTGGCGGTTACGGCCTGTTTGGCGTTGAACTGTTTGTGAAAGGCGATAAAGTTATCTTCAATGAAGTTTCCCCTCGTCCACACGATACCGGAATGGTGACGCTGATTTCCCAAGAACTGTCTGAATTCGCTTTGCATGTGCGCGCTTTTACCGGTCTACCGATTGGTCAAATCGTGCAATATGGACCATCAGCCTCAGCCGCGATTCTTGGCCAAGGCCAGTCACAGAATATCCAGTTCAGTGGGCTTGATGACGCCTTAAGCA is a genomic window containing:
- the cobC gene encoding alpha-ribazole phosphatase family protein produces the protein MARIYLLRHGKTQGPAALNGMTDVAVDADVQQAIASRLLDRSFTRVISSPLRRCADLAQRIQHARPDVILDYDANLQEMNFGLFDGKSFTDLEQEWPLLDAFWKDPAHNILPQAESLASVYQRVTQAWDQWLPQIEDDTLVICHAGTIRLILAHTLGVDWRNPDWYSRLSIPYQSISELTLYRDEPFFVSVNSIGNVL
- the cobU gene encoding bifunctional adenosylcobinamide kinase/adenosylcobinamide-phosphate guanylyltransferase → MSVHLILGGARSGKSSYAEQLARQTAHSQTARLHYVATATALDDEMRARIAHHQARRTADWIEHEVPLALADYLSRFQRHDVVLVDCLTLWLNNQLFEHEQSLSSTLIDQFIEQLLVALTQTQAQIFLVSNEVGMGVVPMGELTRFFVDHAGWMNQKIAALADSVTFVVAGLPQRLKGE
- a CDS encoding adenosylcobinamide-GDP ribazoletransferase, translating into MAAILRYQLELFLLALSFFSRIPVPVKLPYSSERMNQAGRYFALVGLVLGAICALVYSLATQLFSTNISVFLTIVLSLLLTGAFHEDGLADMADGIGGGMTAERRLEIMKDSRIGTYGASALMMTLLGKYLLLTELADLTSLVPVWLLAYTLSRAVAASLIHNTPYVSDPDSSKSKPLAQQQSGTDLAILGLTALTTLVCFSWQLIGVMIAVSLIFRQVFRQWLMKRLGGFTGDCLGGAQQLMELMIYLILLAFLQHELMI
- the cobT gene encoding nicotinate-nucleotide--dimethylbenzimidazole phosphoribosyltransferase translates to MLDRTFSAQIQQRIDQKTKPLGALGQLERIAHHLALIQSQSEPYPVTELEIRQPTALVFAADHGIAAQGVSIAPSAVTEQMVRNFLAGGAAINCFCRTEQAALRVVDCGILRAQAAHPSLIEQRLGAGTHNFAEQAAMSAEQVQQGIELGKVLIHREVASGCNLLMFGEMGIGNTSSAAALLAALSGLPIEVCVGRGTGISDQQFQRKMELVTQGVERCLGAAPQEALKQVGGFEIVQMVGAFLGAYEKQTPVLVDGFIVTVAAYIATLIEPNVRDYLLFAHRSQEVGHRAVLEILGADPLLDLGLRLGEGTGAVLALGIVRASVEFYNRMASFADAGVTV
- the msrB gene encoding peptide-methionine (R)-S-oxide reductase MsrB, yielding MLNWQQVLDFANQGNLAPDHEVFRSYAEWREILNEQQYYVMRQHGTERAFSNAMCELFEPGLYQCAGCQTLLFDSATKFDSGTGWPSFSQPVKSNAISYHMDHSLARARVEVRCNTCASHLGHVFPDGPPPSGLRYCINSIAVRKLSA
- a CDS encoding L-cystine transporter, which codes for MSVVTIAALVIFAGLLLYIFGLQKKASTLSRQVLFGLVLGSAFGLALQVVLGEKHPAIQETLSWVGIVGNGYVGLLKMVIMPLVLVSMISAVVRLDKNGSLGKISGLTIGILLFTTAISALIGILITQAFGLTAEGLVEGARETARIAVLQSRASSVADLTIPQLLVSFIPTNPFADLTGARSTSIIAVVIFGVLTGIAARKVMADKKELETPIRTFVEAAQAIVMRLVKMIMALTPYGIAALMAKVVATSSATDILSLLGFIVASYVAIALMFVVHGLLVAMVGVNPTTYFKNIWPVLTFAFTSRSSAATIPLNVEAQITKLNVPPAIANLSASFGATIGQNGCAGIYPAMLAVMVAPTVGINPLDIHFIVSLIAMITISSFGIAGVGGGATFAALIVLPAMGLPVTIVALLISIEPLIDMARTALNVSGSMTAGTVTSRLLKQTTEESEPQTQQA
- the sbcB gene encoding exodeoxyribonuclease I — its product is MQQEHQPTFFFFDYETWGVNPAKDRPSQFAGVRTDMDFNIIGEPLVIYCQLPNDYLPAPEAALITGITPQKANSHGLSEPEFIARIHAELSTPNTTSLGYNSIRFDDEVTRYTCYRNFIDPYAWSWQHGNSRWDLLDVIRACHALRPEGMEWPENEDGFTSFKLEHLSVANGIEHSNAHDAMADVIATIELAKKLKAAQPKLFDYFFNMRHKRKLTELIDIVNQTPLMHVSGMLGRERQYTSWIVPIAWHPTNQNAVIVVDLGKDPQPLLDLDAEALQARLYTRYEDLAPDELPIPVKLVHLNKCPILAPAKTLTAENAEKIGIDREQCLAHLNVIRQHPEIREKLVSVFSQEREFAKENNVDSQLYDGFFSPADRAAMDIIRTTAPENLGNLDIKVADKRIEPLLFRYRARHYPHTLTDAEQRRWAAHCRDYFERNLESYMLNLENLVHEHQADPKKMAILKSVYHYVEKLAC
- a CDS encoding CidA/LrgA family protein translates to MIKKIAQYCVSMGLIFLCLLAGINLQAWLGIAIPGSIIGLLILFGLLASGLVPVEWVKPSSTLFIRYMILLFVPISVGLMVHFDTLLANIAPILASAIGGTLVVMVTLGLLLDRMLKKGKKSCG
- a CDS encoding LrgB family protein, with the protein product MWLIITLLVFFAARWLAQKCKTPLANPLLISIGILIPLLTYLKVPFETYYADNQWLSYLLQPAVVALAYPLYEQLPQIRANWRLIALACGVGSVMSMITASLIAVATGADIPLIAALMGKSVTTPIAMEVASQLGGEPAIAAILVLLVGLFGAILAYPIYKLLNITHPIARGLTMGTVSHALGTATCAEKDPRDAAFSSLALVVCGVITSVLAPTLFAFALWLHG
- the cdd gene encoding cytidine deaminase; the protein is MRNRVEQALQQMPASFAPFLRELVLAKDFDATFSAEQYQQLLTLSGLDDADLRVALLPIAAAYSFAPISEFYVGAIVRGLTGRLYLGANMEFTGAQLGQTVHAEQCAISHAWMKGEKGVADITINFSPCGHCRQFMNELTTASSLKIQLPKRAAKSLQEYLPESFGPADLGIDSGLMSPVNHGKTTNDDEELIQQALRAMNISHSPYTQNFSGVALKMHSGAIYLGAYAENAAFNPSLPPLQVALAQAMMMGESFEEIEAAALVESTTGKISHLADTQATLEVINPDIPLSYLSL
- a CDS encoding AEC family transporter, giving the protein MFEQIIAILFPVMSLVLIGYLIGLWLKPDFRPINRINMEAFVPALVFSSLVNMPLDTQQTPLLLAALVAVLLPGILMLLICRLGRWSFKTWAPLHMFRNSGNLAIPLFTYAFGETALPSAVLLFVVSMCLHISLGVAMLSKGSVLKTVLTAPVFLASSLALLLHLSGISVWSPLYNATALLGQAAVPVMLLSLGSQMINLRLAGLKVGLVSTVQSLLTGACAFALIYFFIPLPPLQLRMMVLFTMLPPAVMNYLFAERYHIEPTQVAAMVLFGNFFSLFSLPILLFIALSL